A section of the Longimicrobium sp. genome encodes:
- the rpmG gene encoding 50S ribosomal protein L33, with protein sequence MRDKVILACTECKERNYHKTKNKRKHPERVEYKKYCPRCNTHRPHKETK encoded by the coding sequence ATGCGTGACAAGGTCATCCTCGCTTGCACCGAGTGCAAGGAGAGGAATTATCACAAGACGAAGAACAAGCGGAAGCACCCCGAGCGGGTGGAGTACAAGAAGTACTGCCCGCGGTGCAACACGCACCGGCCGCACAAGGAAACCAAGTA